The window CATGCAGGGCATCCGCCACTTCGCCGGAAGTCGCAACCCTTCGCAAGGAACGCAGCCTGCGCTCACGGTCATCTTCGCCAAACAACCTGACGAAACCGGACTGCCCCGCTCCATACTTCAGATCGCTGAACACCCGGTCAGCAGCCTTGTTACCCAGAATGCAGTCTCCTTCTGCAGAAACGAGCATCATGGCATCCGTAGAGGCATTCAGCAACGAACGGAACATGGCGTGCCGCTCCCTGCTCAAGCGCCGATGGTAACCGAACCAGAATACAAGCCCCCCGGTCAGAAACCCCACCGCGCAAACCGCCAAAATCCAGCCAAGGGGAATAGCCCTCTCTGCTCCCCCACCATCAAGAAACCATTTGTCCACCAGCTTGTGATATGGAGGACTGTCCACAAACTGTTGCACCTGCTTCTCCAATCTGCCCAGCACCGCATCCTGTCCAACCGCAACGGCAAGAGCATAGCGTTGCTGCAACAACCTTCCGCCAAGCGTTGCAATCCGGTTATCAAGTCCCATCCTGTTGATGTGGAAACGGACAGCGGCATCAGGATGAATGATGGCGTCGACCTGACCGGACAAAAGCATGAAGATCAGCTGCTCCACCCCGCCAGCCTCACGTATCAGCACTCCGGCCAGTTCCCGGGCAATGACCAGCCCCACGCCGGAACGAACCACGCCGACCTTTCTTCCCTGAAGGTCTGCAATGCTGCTCATGAATCTGGAATCGGCCAGCACAAAGAGAGTCACATCATCCACTCGAAGCGGTGAAGAGAAAATGGCAACCTTCCGGTATTCTTCACGAATAGGCAGGAGAGGCACCGCCTGAATCCGACCTGCCGCAAGCTCCTGCAACACTGCCGCCATATCGGGATAACGCCGGACGACAAGAGAATACCCCGCTGCATCTGCAATATACGCCATGCTTTCCATGGCAAAGCCGGATGAATTCATATCCAGCGCGACGTAGTCCGGAGCCAGCACTTCCGGAATGCCTATGACCAAAGGCTCTGCCACGGGAGAGCGGTCTTCAGCCTTCGCCGCCTGTGCACGCCACGGCGCCGGAATGCCGGAATACGGCAATCCCCACGTACAGAGGAAAGTTATTATCAGAACCATGTTGAATGCCAGCGTGCGCATAACGTTTCCGCCCTCAATTTCGTATCCGCGGATTACAAGCCCAGACACAAAACGAAAGATCTGGTCACCCTTCGCTACGCAAAGAGTACAGCCCCCTATCCCACCATAAGCCATATACCGACACACAGAGCAACCCCATTATAGCAACCCGATAAAGCCTTACACTTGCCTCTTGACCACGGGATAATGCGCATTATCTTTGCAACGGTCATGCGTCATGGCCATCTCAACCATCAGAATTTATTGCTCAAGGAGACGCTAAGCATGTCGCAGACGTTCGAATTCAAGACCGAAGTGCGCAAACTGCTGCACATCATCACCCACTCGCTCTATACCAACCGCGAGATCTTCCTGCGGGAGCTCGTTTCCAACGCCTCTGACGCACTGGACAAGCTGAGATTCGCACAGGCAAAAGGTGAGGCCGTGAACGCCCCCGAGCTTGAACTGGGCATCGACATCAGCATCGACAAGGACGGCAAGATCATCACCATCCGCGACACCGGCATCGGCATGACGCACGATGAACTGGTGGACAACCTCGGCACCATTGCCCGTTCCGGCTCCGAACGCTTCCTCAAAGAGCTGGCCGATAAGAACGAAGACCCCGGCAACATCATCGGACGTTTCGGCGTGGGCTTCTATTCGGTTTTCATGATTGCGGACAAGGTGGAGGTCACCACCAAGAGTGCGCGTGGCGATGAAAAGGCTTTTACCTGGATCTCAGACGGTCTCGGTTCCTTCGAGATCGTTCCCTGCGAAGAAGGCGCACCGGAACGCGGCACCGTCATCACCATCCACGTAAAGGACGATGCGGACGAGTTTCTGGAAAAGTTCCGCCTGCAGAGCATCCTGAAAAAGCATTCCAGCTTCATCCCCTTCCCCATCCAGCTGGAAGGCGAACGGGTGAACACCACGCCCGCCCTGTGGCGCGAGCCCAAGAGCTCCATTTCCAAGGAACAGTACAAGGAGTTCTACACCCACCTTACCTTTGATGAAGCAGAGCCCATGGATACCCTGCACATCTCGGTGGACGCTCCCGTGCAGTTCAACTGTCTTGCCTTCATTCCCAACATGGCAAGGGACGTTTTCGGATTCGACCGCGAACGTTACGGCCTTGACCTCTACGTACGTCGCGTGCTCATCCAGCACGAGAACAAGGATCTCATTCCCGAGTACCTTTCCTTCCTCAAAGGCGTGGTAGATACCGAAGACCTGCCCCTGAACATCTCCCGCGAGACGCTGCAAGAAAACGCTCTCATCCGTAAAATTCAGCAGACCGTGACCAAGCAGGTGCTGAACCATCTTGAGAAGCTGGCCAAGAACGACGCAGATGCCTACGAGCGCTTCTGGAACACCCACGGCAAGGTCTTCCGCGTCGGCTACAGCGACTACGCCAACCGCGAAAAGTTCACCCAGCTGCTGCGCTTCAATTCCTCGCATCATGAGGACAAGGACGGCCTGACCTCCGTGGACGCGTACATTGAACGCGCCAAGCCGGAACAGAAGGCAGTGTACTACATCACCGCCCCCAGCCGCGAAGCCGCCAAGCTCAATCCGCATCTGGAAATCTTCACCCGCAAGGGGCTGGAAGTGCTGTTCCTGTTCGAACCCGTGGACGAGTTCGTCATGGACAACCTGCACAAGTACAAGGAATTCGAGTTCGTGGCCGCTGAGACCGTGAAGCCCGAAACGCTGGATGCCTTCCCCGACATGGAGAAGGAGAAGAAAGCGGAAGAGCTTTCCGAAGGAGATGCCAAGACCTTTGACGGTCTGGTCGAACGCATGAAGGAGATTCTGGGCGACCGCGTCACCGATGTACGCATTTCCAAGCGCCTTTCCGGCTCACCTGCGGTGCTGGCAAGCACTGATGGCGCAACCTCTTCCATGGACCGCCTCATGCGCATTCTGAACAAGGATGAATCCATTCCGAAGAAGGTGCTGGAAATCAACCGCGACCACGCCATCCTCCGCAATCTGCTGCGCATTTTCAAGGCGGACGGCAATGATCCCATTATCGAAGAAACCGTGGTGCAGCTTTTCGAATCCTCCCTGCTGCTCGAAGGCTACCTCAAGGATCCGCACGCGCTTGTGGGCCGCATCAACACCCTGCTGGAGAAAGCCAGCGGCTGGTATACCGAAGTCAAAAAGCTGTAGCAGACAGCCGGACATGACAAACACGAAGGGGCGGGTTTAAAACCCGCCCCTTTTCGTGGACAACGTTGTGTTGCTTCATGCTCATCGCTGAGACGCAGAATCCTCCGTCGGCGGGAAAGCGCGACCTGACCCGCCGACGGCGGTTCTGCTCAGTGAATCGTCATCCCGCCCTCTTGCCGGAGAGGTGGCTTTCGCCTCCGGGAATGACACAATGTATAAACCGGATCAGACCGGATAATAGCTCTGCAGTCCGCCGCAGATTCAAACCGGAACACACGGACGGAACAAACACATTAGTACCGCATACAGGAAATCACGTCCAGATTTGTCGAATTTTCCCACTTCCCTCTCTTCGCCATACGAAGGAAGTTGCGTTTCATTATGTCTCCAACCGTTTTTTTTTGCACTATTTTTCTCGCCATTCACCCCGTCGGACCGCCTGCGGAAAATTGGTCAAACCGCCAGAATACTGTAAATTGGTCCAACCCATCAGCACCACTTCCCGTCCTGAAAGTAACGATACATGCTCTGCCAGCATCGCCAGTTGCCATGCCCCGGTGACACATCATTTACCTTTCAAGACATAGAAAAAGGCCGGTCAAGACCGGCCTTTTGTTTCACCAAAGCACCTGTGCGAATTACCGCTTCAGTTCTCAATTATCAGCGGATTGCGCCTGCATCTCGGCAATGATCGTCTTCAGTTCAGCCGCCCTCCGGGCAAGCTCCTGAACGGCCAATGCGGATTCATGCATGGCAAGAGCATTTTCTTCAGCAGAATGGGAAATGTGCTCCGTAGATGCCACAATCTCGTCGCTGGCCGCAGACTGCTGCTCTGCCGCCGCTGCAATATCACGCACATGGTCGGCAGTTCGCTCTACGAAATGTACGATCTCTTCCAGCACGTTGCCCGACGCAGCAGCAAGCTCCGCATTCTCCTTGATGGCGTTGGCCGCATTCTCTGAAGACCCCCTGCTCTTGTGGGTGCTTTCCTGAATGCTGCTGATGGCGGTGGTCACTTCCTTGGTGGCCTGCATGGTCTTTTCCGCAAGCTTGCGCACCTCATCCGCCACCACGGCAAAACCGCGTCCGTACTCACCGGCACGGGCTGCCTCGATGGCTGCGTTCAGGGCAAGCAGGTTGGTCTGATCCGCAATGTCGTTGATTACACCAATCACGGCACCAATGCTCTCTGCCTGCTCGCCCAGCATGTCCATATCATCCTTGAGACGGATGGCATCTCCATACACGCGTTCGGTCAGCTTGCGGGATTCATCAACCACACGTGCGCCTTCCTGCGCCTTGGAGCGCGCCGAATCCGCAAGGCTGGCTGCATTGCCTGCGCCCTTGGCTACCTCCACCACGGAAGCGTTCATCTGCTCCATGGAAAGAGAAACCTCACGGGTGCGTTCCTGCTGGGCGCGGCTTGTGGCGGCGGACTGTTCCACCTGTGCGGAGAGTTCCTCCGCAGCAGCAGCAAGGCCATTGGAGATGTCAGTAGCCTCCGCGGCGGAACGCGAAATCATCTCGTTATGAGCACAGATTTCGGCTTCCTTCTGCTTCAGGGCGGTCATGTCCAGATACAGGCAAAACCCGCCGATGCATTTGCCGCCCATGTCATACAGGGGATACACATTGGCAAGCACGTGGCGAACCCCGCCCTTGTGTCCCTTGACAC is drawn from Desulfovibrio mangrovi and contains these coding sequences:
- the htpG gene encoding molecular chaperone HtpG; translated protein: MSQTFEFKTEVRKLLHIITHSLYTNREIFLRELVSNASDALDKLRFAQAKGEAVNAPELELGIDISIDKDGKIITIRDTGIGMTHDELVDNLGTIARSGSERFLKELADKNEDPGNIIGRFGVGFYSVFMIADKVEVTTKSARGDEKAFTWISDGLGSFEIVPCEEGAPERGTVITIHVKDDADEFLEKFRLQSILKKHSSFIPFPIQLEGERVNTTPALWREPKSSISKEQYKEFYTHLTFDEAEPMDTLHISVDAPVQFNCLAFIPNMARDVFGFDRERYGLDLYVRRVLIQHENKDLIPEYLSFLKGVVDTEDLPLNISRETLQENALIRKIQQTVTKQVLNHLEKLAKNDADAYERFWNTHGKVFRVGYSDYANREKFTQLLRFNSSHHEDKDGLTSVDAYIERAKPEQKAVYYITAPSREAAKLNPHLEIFTRKGLEVLFLFEPVDEFVMDNLHKYKEFEFVAAETVKPETLDAFPDMEKEKKAEELSEGDAKTFDGLVERMKEILGDRVTDVRISKRLSGSPAVLASTDGATSSMDRLMRILNKDESIPKKVLEINRDHAILRNLLRIFKADGNDPIIEETVVQLFESSLLLEGYLKDPHALVGRINTLLEKASGWYTEVKKL
- a CDS encoding methyl-accepting chemotaxis protein; amino-acid sequence: MKSERFITLVLGAGACGVILMVVAAFLTGGATGFWLPVTALFAVACMGGALYGLKQASGALKKMEAYAAAMTGGDFSATLSVEEGDSLAKSVQALATAFLKEMGIKKGIIEGLPTPFLLVDTKERALYTNNACMDMLEIDGPPERQYGRTLADIFYNDPSRKTAVGQSIESGKVFQNLEVSVKGHKGGVRHVLANVYPLYDMGGKCIGGFCLYLDMTALKQKEAEICAHNEMISRSAAEATDISNGLAAAAEELSAQVEQSAATSRAQQERTREVSLSMEQMNASVVEVAKGAGNAASLADSARSKAQEGARVVDESRKLTERVYGDAIRLKDDMDMLGEQAESIGAVIGVINDIADQTNLLALNAAIEAARAGEYGRGFAVVADEVRKLAEKTMQATKEVTTAISSIQESTHKSRGSSENAANAIKENAELAAASGNVLEEIVHFVERTADHVRDIAAAAEQQSAASDEIVASTEHISHSAEENALAMHESALAVQELARRAAELKTIIAEMQAQSADN